The Paramisgurnus dabryanus chromosome 17, PD_genome_1.1, whole genome shotgun sequence genome includes the window ataaatgtgtggacttgttaacacaaactttctgataacagtttgatgattttccttgctgtttaaaaaaagaaagaaaaatgaacaaaaaaggcagtgcacgtgCACTTATACgagagcgaagatggatgcagaggaggttgacagtgatctggcagctaaaaaaaactctatgtctgttgtatggcggtattttggatttaggattactgaaactgagcagttgctacatcacgtggcaatacgaaaacatttctagttttacgaATACAAATTTtagctaaactgtgtgtggattttctttaaaacccatcaagttgactcatgataccatttagtataatcgcaatcgcacatcgcaattttagcatcaataaccgcaatgggaaaaattacccaaatcgtgcagccctaatcaCTACATAATGACCAGTCTGATTGTGATTCTGTAGTTCAATTGGTAGAGTATAAGCATTGCACCAGctaaggttgtgggttcgaatcccagggaacacatgaactgattttaaatacaaaacaagTGATCATACAGTTTAACTGGCTGTGTGTATCTTTAATTATTTAAGAATATACTGTAACTCTAACATATAATGCATGCAACTTACTGATCTGTAGGTTCCCCTTTTGCAAGTTTCTCAGCACATGAGAAAGCCCCCTTATGGAGCCAGCAGTATGTGTCCACAGCTACTGTCTGCCCCCGATACTTCTTCACATTCATGGGCTCTGAAGCATCTTTGATGAACTGCAACAGGCCTTGAATTCCCATATTGTCTGTCTGAAGGGACAGATGTCTGTAAGATGACCCAGATAGTGTTAACTTACCCTGTcccataaaaacaaaagtaTGTAACCTCTGATTATCGAAATAATGGTTTTATACATATTGAGTATAGACTGATTGTATACACATGATCCACTTACGAAGATCTTAAAAACGTCTTTATGAGATTTTCATTTCTTAACGACTGCAAAACAACTAAATACATAATAACGTTTGCATTTCTGCCGTTTTTGCTTCTGCTGTTTTATTACATCTGTCTGCAAGAACACTTTAACCGCCAAATCCctccaaaacaaaacaaactgaTGTTATACAAAACCACACAAACGACTCTGCAACGACTGAACGCAACGAAGGAGAATCGAGCCATTTATAATACACAATGTCGCGTATAAATTAAAGTACTGTATTTATCAAATTAACTCACTTACCAAAAGCTTTGCCTTGCGATAAGGTGCCTGTCTGACTTAACTGGGGTTCGACTTTAGCGGCAAAAAACAACGTCACTACCCAAGAACCCTATTGGTCAGATCGACATATACAGCCAATCACAGCGCCGAACTGTTGTGGGGGCGGGGACATTTAGGTCACCTCCATGTGTGCGACTTCATCCGGCGCCGAAAGAACGGACAGTTGGATGACGTCAAATTACCGCGAGAGCAGTTCGAAACATCAACTGGAAAATTAATTtcgaattgctctcgcggtaaTTTGACGTAATCTCTCTGTCGGTTCTTCCAGCGCCGCAGGAAGTTGTACACACTATTGCCACCTCCAACTCACACTTGCGGATGCattgcttgttttttttctttctgtatATTTTTATCAGAAGACAACTAAActgaatttacatttaaattagtCTGTGTGTATGAAATTTGAAGACAAAAAGAGCATTTTTGAAATGAATAATAATGAAAAcaagtaaatattaataaacaaattacataaaataacaatttaataaacaaataatacgATATTACGATAGACAACGGCGTCTATTAAACAAATTAATCTACACTCTGTTGCTAAGAAAAACTAAATTATTCTATTTCCGGCCATTACAATAAAaagtatgtatgtatttatttatctattagtaaaaatattaaatacaaaatgaCAAAAGCTATAACTCTGCCAAAAACCGTGATGCCACACGGGTGTTGTCGGTTCCAGTTTCTGTCACTGGGTGGAGCGCGTGCCTCCCCGTTCTGCTCCAGGATTTGACGTGTCGTCTGTTTTTTCTACACTTCCTGCTTCCTCCATGACTGTTTTGAGCCAGCAGTTCTATCCGTAAACACATCGGTAGGAATCGCTAAACGTGGCAATGGTGTGAAGTTTTGGGATCGGCGGTGGTGTGTGTGATTCTGATTGAAGTCTGAGCTTTGATCGCTGTCAATCATGCAGTTCTCTCCCACCAACGGAGATTTTACCTTCGTTTCATCGACGGACGCTGAAGGTACGATAGTTACAGGCCCAAATGCATACAAACACCTCTGATCTGATCGATGTTAAAATTCTATTATAGGCATGTTGTTTTAAtgatttatacataataatatGTTCCTACATTAGTAAGGGATATGATCTTCTTTAAGTCATTACATGTTGTTTAGAAGAATGGCATTTGTTGGGCAGTGTCAATAAACCTCAATATAATGGAAACCCTTTACACCAGAACTCAGCGGTACCATTGATGCCCCGGATGTCACACTTAACATGGGCCCAGATGCTCCAAAGGACGCCTATGCCACCACTTTCCTGAGGCAGAGGGGTTATGGATGGTTGCTTGAGGTGGATGAAGATGAATCGGAGGACACTAAGCCGCTCCTGTAAGGCTGCTGACACGTGGATTTAAGGGCACTGGTTCTTGTGGTTTTAGTTGTAAACACTTGCCTGTTTGTGCAGGGAGGAGTTGGATATTGATCTGAAGGACATCTACTACAAAATCAGATGTGTGCTGATGCCCATGCCCTCACTGGGATTCAACAGACAGGTAGTGAGGGACAACCCTGACTTCTGGGGGCCACTGGCTGTTGTACTGCTCTTCTCTATGATCTCCATCTACGGACAGTTCAGGGTGGGTACATGAAACACGTCTGTTTATCATGACAATGTGcatgattttttatttgtacGGTCTTAAAGAGCATTTggtttatttagatattttgttAATGAATTGCATACTAAAGTAGCTTTAGAAAGGGCTTAATTTAGAGAGGAAAGAAAGTGTAATAAATGCGTGATTTAATTATATATGTAGATCTATGTCATGTTCTTTTCTGACCAATCAGGTTGTTTCCTGGATTATTACTATCTGGATATTCGGTTCTCTGACAATTTTTCTCCTCGCAAGAGTGCTGGGTGGAGAGGTATAAATGTCCTACATTGTGTCAGAAAATACATGAGTTTAATAATCTCAAAGGGATCATTCTTACCAACTTATGCTTATGTTTTTAAATAGGTGTCTTACGGTCAAGTTCTTGGAGTGATCGGATATTCCTTGCTCCCACTCATTGTTATAGCTCCACTTTTTCTGGTCATTGGGGGTTTTGAAGTTGTCTCTACACTTATAAAGGTAAgagcataaaaaataaaataatactttattaaaataaatggcattacatgctaaataatgtggtttgtttctgtgttttgttttttttctagcTTTTCGGGGTGTTTTGGGCTGCGTACAGTGCTGCATCTTTACTTGTGGGTGATGAATTCAAAACAAAGAAACCCCTCCTGATATATCCCATTTTCCTTTTGTACATCTATTTCCTGTCCTTGTATACTGGAGTCTGATTTCACCACAAGCTTTGATTGGCTCGTTGCTTGGACATTGACTGTTTGACGCTGACTGTGAGGAGATGCACAGCAGTGATTTCTCATAAAGACTGTGGAGTTAGCATTATCCTCACTTCTTTTTATGTTCTTTTACTGTGTATAAAGTCCTATATGATATGGGGTGATTAGGTGTACAGACATTATAGTGTATTTAACCGCTTCCATCAATTTTGTACACAATTAAAAGCAGCATCTTTTATTGTGGAATCCCTGTTTTCACTGTGCCACCACcggaaaaataaatatgatgcAAGCAAGGGATTCTCACATTTTatattgttaaataattatgaaACTCAGCACATAACTCATGTGAAAAAAACTAATGGTGTAAGCTTAAGGAAAATAGGGGTTTCAGTAAAAGGGTGACCCAGTGCCAGTTTTTTATGGTTCACAGAATTTTAATTGTAATTTATGAAATTCCAAACAGAAAAGTTGTATGTAGGCAGTACAGCTTGCATTAAAAATGTCTTCTAAGAATGGGTGCCTTGAATTGCTTGTTTTATATGGCTGTGGTGTATTGTATTTAAGTAATGTAAATGTACTGTAGCCAAATAGGAAAGGAGTTTTTATTTGTAGAACATgcaagttaaaacaactttctACCTGGTGATATGTATGTTGCAAAAATATGTTACTTTAGCTAAAATAATTCTGGAGTCTGGAAATGTTATAAGAATTATACATCATAAATCAAATTAAAAGCTATCAACACTATAATCAAACCCTGTGATGAATCTGTTTAATGTTGACTGTAGTATGATACTGATGTATGATAAATGGTAAAAGGGAAAAATCACAATAATCAAAAGGTGTTTTTCTAgtagtttaaaggaaaacaccaccgtttctcaatatttcactatgttcttacctctacttggataaattaatacatgcctatctttttttaatgcgtgcatttaatctttgtacagcgtgtcatgaatgtgttagcatttagcttagccccattaattccttaggatccaaacagggattaatttagaagcaaccaaacacttccatgttttccctatttgaaGACTTAGTTACTCATGGCACAAAACGTGGCGATTTATAATGCAggtaaaaatgagaactatattttatggcagaagagcagttactgtgcattcacactgccaccggcgagagcgtctaTAAAGCTCTGGCTGCACTGCCAACGATGCTATAGAAAACATTTAGTGgacgctcgaatgcattctctgaactctTCTCAAGTGGAGGTTTCTgtcttccgattggttgccacCGAATGTTTCcaccttccgattggttgctgccgaaccgcgtcatagctcattaccataaagttgaactGATTTCAACTTTCCTCAACGCTTCCGCCGTACATGACACGTCGCTGCTCGCCAGATCTCCCCGCtagctctcattgaaaatgaatgacttacggccactttgacgctcttGCCGGTCTGAATGCGCACTTATTTTGCAGTACTTCAACCTCGGCGAGCAATAACATTATCACACCTGACTACttcccctctcgctcaaacttccgtcaatattactgcgcatgaggtcgaagtgctgcaaattaagtgctcttctgccatacaatatagttatcATTTTTGAccgcttaaaaaaatcgccccattttattttgtgccaccatacttactcgtttaattactcatgtaacagtttttaaatagggaaaagatggaagtgtttggtggcttctaaattcatccgtTTGGATCCTAacaaatgaatggggctaagctaaatgctaacacattcacaacgcgctgtacaaagattaagtgcacgcattgaaaaaagatgtatgtattaattcatctaagttgaggtaagaacatagtaaaatattgaaacatTGGTGTATACCTTTAAAAGAGCCAAATATAAAACACTGCAGcagttaatgttttttataaccATGTATTTTGTAGAGAATAAATTTGGGGAATTATTTTATCAAAGATTTACAAGACTAAACAATCATATAAGTGTAGTTTTTTATTACACATTTGCTAAGGTTGTGCATTGTGGTCTATAAAACATTAGTCTGTTTCATTGGTAAGGTAATAAACCTAAAAGATTTAAACTtaacttaagaaaataaacattaaaaatacatatttttcaaatcaatcaatctgtccatccatccatcgcgGAATAGCGCCCCTAGAGGTTCGGCGGGCGATGACACAGTAACTACGCCAGTTCCGTTTCCCCGCTGAATGTGTGAGCAGAAGGAGCCGCTGGTTTCCGCTCCGCTGATGGTGAATCGCTGCTCCTGCGGTATCGGGAGGAGGTTAACAGCCCGCAGTGGAAGCGCAGCGGTACTTGAGGATTAAGATTGAACAGTTTCTTGTCGAGTCGCATCCACGGAGGAACTACTGAAGGAGGAGGGTAGGCAGGAAGGGAAGATAGCAGGAAGATGGCGGCGGCGGCGGCCTCGCCAGGTTCGCCGGACTGGGTCGTGCTGAGGGACGGCTGCCTTCGCTGCGACGAGGAGGGCCTGCGGAGCCTGTCTTACCACCCGGCCCTTAACGCCATCCTGGCAGTCACCAGCCGGGGCAGCATCAAAGTCATCGACGGCACCTCCGGCTCTATTTTACAGGCCTCAGCTCTGCACGGTGAGTTTTGCTCTGGACTGTTTCTGAGGGATTTAAAACGGCCGAGACTTTATCAGATAGCAGGATCAGACATTACGTTACATAGGTATTTCGTACTAGTCTGGCCTTCCTCAGAGATAAGGAGAGTGGGAAATCATTTGCTCCTAGTGCCAGCGATTAAGGACGAGAGAGAAACCAATTGGGGAACAGTATCACAATTATCAGATTCTTAGTAAGTTATGTCTTTAATTACTAGACAGTCACATGGtgcagtgttttaaaaaaaatgacacctCAGTATTTAGGCTCCTTATGAGGAGTGTTTGAGAACTGACACTCATTCCTGAGGTCCAGTGATGGAGGTGTGTGTGGTCCTTTGATAGATCAGAATGATCAGTATCAGATTGATCCTTCATTACTGGGCCTCTTAATGGAGCAGTGTTTTGTGATCGATCTCATTGTTACGTATGACAGGGAGGTCCCCAACCTTCATAGACCCATAGATTAAGGCTGACAATATGTTTAATAACACTAACAATCCTGTGACTACAAAGAAGTGTTGTTGCTGAAATGAAACCTCCCTCTCAGAGCATCCGTATGCCACTGTTTAGGGCCTGCTGGTGCTGCCTGATTAACGTTACTTGAAACATTTCACACTGCGGCTTTACTTACAAATATAAATTTGTTACTATTAATACCTCGTCTTTACAGTCCACGTGCAACCAAAACTAAACGAAAACAAAAACTGAAAGCGGTTTTGATCTTCATTGTAAAGCGGCATTAAAGCTAAATCCAAACATTAGCAAATATCAGCTAGTCACTGTGTATATGCGGCTGcttatgtgtgtttttgttttagttGGGATCAGTAACAACCAACATTTTAATACGTGTCAGTGATTAATATTGCATATGAGGATTGATTTAAGATTCATTTATTAACAATTTATAGATTGTTTTTGTCCAGCTGACAGAGGTTTAGCTAATTAAGCTAACGTTAGCCTACCGTTAGCCTAGCCTAGCCTGCTACAGTATAACAGCTCATGTTTAGCTCATGTTTAGCGCAACAGATGACAGCTGACTTTAATAATACACACAGCACAGTGATTTAAAATTTCATTTAATTGAATGCTTGTATTGTATGTGCAAGGTTTTGTTGTTAAACTTGTTGACCAGAGGATGAGTTCTGCACATTGTGACATTgcgttttattttatattttatcatgTTTAAAAGGCTTAATTAGACGTATGGATACGTCCCTGACGCAGTGCTGTTCAGTAAGCAAATGGGTTATGCCGTAGAGACATTAACATATTCAacctaataaatgaatgaatatattTGTGATCATGATCAAGGGTTGTCAAACTTTGTAAGGCAGGCTTTGTTTCAAATCTGCTAACAAGAAGAGTTATTGTCAAAGTTGCAGTACAaatacatttcaagtgaaaATGTATCTCATCATGTTTGTGCATACAGCATTTCTCTTAAGTGTAGCTAATTATAAATGTGTTATTCATCAACTAAATAAATTTTCTATATTTATGATGGGGGCCCTCACAAAAGGTTAATCATACATGGGGGTCTTTGGcatcataaagtttgaaaacccctgatcaTGATTTTAATTAACAGCCTGATAAACTGTTACAATATAGTCTCAGCCCTAAATGACAATTGTTGTGGAGTCTTTTGAAGGTCCCAATAAACATTTGCTTATGTAagattaaagggcacctattgtcAGATTCACGATttttcatttcctttggtgtgtaaataTATTAGTAGGGGAGAGctgggcacaacctaacgcattttggttttggctcaattatttaaaaaatatttgagtttgattaattatatttttacacaagcaacccACACATCTCTGCTGCAAATgaccatttgaagtttgtttctaatACTTAACATtctggacaattacaccaaacataACAGAAttgcaaatgttacaacttactCCAGTgatggggttaattgtaacaggcagggggttagttgtaacacttgctaaaaagatagtttgcaggcaaatatttaaatactattttgtctatatacttgaattGGATATtgttatatatctgcctataatagacaAGTATTTACATTATTCATCCCTCATCTAaccatagttcaattataaatatgtgagaaaaagcagcacattaatgacaatttttttatgtgAGTCTGTAAAAACTAcactaaagtctcaaaatcaaattctgagatgataagcatcaaagtctgattttagccatttatttcattatgattttaatctttgacatgaccatattcaattaataataaagatatgaacaataatttttttcacacaattttggataagacaggcacatttattttgttggcagccagcaatcattagtctgtagcctatttaaaacaatggcaaGAATAAGGCTAATGTTAGCTGTTTTCATATTGTTAGTGCTGAGGGGTTatttgtaacacagcgttacaactaacccggctgggtgaaaatattttcaagcctaccaaaaaagttgccaagtgctgcagacatatttcaaaaggatgctatgttttagtcaacaagacactgattaagatGACATAACATTGGTTTTGCTATCTTACAAACCCACATCAGAAACCtttaaatttacttacatgccaccaaaacattctttcatcaataactcaatggaaaaacattatacatttccataaATTTGGGGAAGACCAAAACCAGAAAAGAAATCGCTCAaccctgtgcaacaatgtaaaccgTTTGTGTTATAACTAACCCtgtgttagtttttgccccgcacACCCCTACATtgtaacgatatgcaaaaggtacatacccccaaagtaaacaatgacatgaGTTCCAAtagccaatcacaatgtacagattagctggccaatcatggacaaagcgcttttcaaatctatgagttttgtacaaaatctgtgcgtttcagcaagagagtgaaatctggagctacaaaatgtaggatatgtggaaaataatgtgttttttgaaccataaaccatgcaaacacattttaaggatataatatatttgtgtgtaataTAATCTATGCAGATCTTTATTGTTGGTTAGAAGGTATGGTTAAAACTTGTGGgatgtttaaatatgttttttgctATTTATTTACTGTTTGAAGTTGCAATTCATTTTGGCAGGAAATATTGGCACAGAGAAAACCACAAAACAATTCATGCACACTTATTTTGATGATTGGATTGATGCATTGGAAGGTTTTCCTTTTTTTGTGAAACAACCActttaaatgttaatgtatttttttgagtgCACCAACAGAAAATAACatgatttaaaataacaatgtcCAGTGGCAAGTAACAATGGCCGGTGAATGCAGATTCAGGTTTTATAAGATAACAGGTAATTTACACTTGTGAACCCTCAACAACTTGCTTTGCATTTTGTAAATAGATTTTGAACATTCTGTTATCAATATTTTATCTGGACATTTCTGCACacaaaatttcagttttatGTTGCATATAACTGTCTACCAGTCATGCATGGTAAAGGATGTGCTTGGTTTTACATTCAGAATAAAGGGGAGCAGAACATAATGGAATCGCTTGCCAAAGCCAGAGCCATTTTTCACTTTttcttattttgatttgttaaaacgAAGGTGTAGCACAGCATTTGCATACATATTTATGTAGTCAACTTGCAGTTGTTTCGGGTGTGAGAGACGTGACGGGTTTTTGATTGGTTTATTTTCTTATCTAAATTTCATTTTATACAgtctgtttaataaaaaaaggagAGCATGCATATTCAAGCTGTCTTCGACAGGTGCATGAGAAAATATATCAAAGTGTGAGGATAAACAGAAAGGGGACAAATCCAGACATTGTTAATCTATTCCCTTTTTATAAAAGATAAAATGGCAACATTGCGATCACTAGAGGTCACGGTAAATCTGTTTATATAACTAATAGGTTtgataaatatctaaatatgaAATGATTCAAAGGCAAAATTTGCACTtatattttctctttcttttggGGAGCAGCTAAACCCGGGGGCCGGGTGAGGTGTCAGTACTTCCCAGCAGTGGATAAGGTGCTGTTTGTGGACGATTATGCTGTTGGCTGCAGGAAGGACTTGAATGGGATCCTTCTTTTGGACACGGCTCTCCAGGCTCCTGTGTCCAAGCCAGAGGACATGGTGCAGCTGGAGCTGCCTGTGACTGAGGTAAGAAACTTAGCATAGGCATAAACCAGATCCAAAACCTAAATCAAATAGATGCATAAAATCACACCCTATACCCTAAATAATGAGCTCTGCCTTGATAAATATATAAGTTGCGGTAAATCACTTGACCTTTTATCTGTCCATAATTGATTATGTGGTTTTTATCTTCATGCCTTTCAAGATCAGAGTCAACTCTGAAACGAGTCTTCACCTCTAGATAGTCACATTATACCAGTATTACTTTAACCTCTGTCAACTTTTAATGTTTGCGAACAATGT containing:
- the yipf4 gene encoding protein YIPF4, whose translation is MQFSPTNGDFTFVSSTDAEELSGTIDAPDVTLNMGPDAPKDAYATTFLRQRGYGWLLEVDEDESEDTKPLLEELDIDLKDIYYKIRCVLMPMPSLGFNRQVVRDNPDFWGPLAVVLLFSMISIYGQFRVVSWIITIWIFGSLTIFLLARVLGGEVSYGQVLGVIGYSLLPLIVIAPLFLVIGGFEVVSTLIKLFGVFWAAYSAASLLVGDEFKTKKPLLIYPIFLLYIYFLSLYTGV